Genomic DNA from Vanrija pseudolonga chromosome 3, complete sequence:
TCGTTTGGGCGTGCCACAAAGGAATAGTATCCAACaaccctcctccccccccccatcCACATCATCTTGACCCCTCACCTCACACTACACTACTACAATCAACCCCCCCACGCATACAAGATACCAATCTTGGACATACCTAGTTTGTGTCGCTGGTGGTCAGCCGCCCGCGGGCGCCACCAACCCCCCTGTATCCCTCTGATTTCCGTCTCGTCTGTGATTCCGGGTGATGCGCAGTAGGCCGCCCGGGATCCACCTGTTTCGCATAGCGCATAGCACGCAACTACACGATGGGAGGCATTATGCACTGCTGAGTGTGGAGTTGGGTGCAGGGGTTGTGGTGTGTGGgagggtggtgtggtggtgtggtgctgGGAAATCAAAATCAAGGGTTGGGAGGTACACGCGCCAGAAGCGATgatcgccgccgtctcccTAGCCACCCACGAGCAGCCAACTGggatcgccgtcgccagagAAACGCATAGAGACGACCTTCAAATACGCACAATGCGTATACCGTTGTCGCGCACGCTCAAacgccggccgcggcccGCAAGCCCGCAAGCCCACAGCCGCGCATctggctggcgacgacgaaaTCAAAATAGGTGCAAACAAGGTGCGCAAAATCAAAATGGGCCGGGTGTGCCGGGTGTTCGGCCGGCTTGGCACCGGCGTCATACACTCTGACAATGCCTACATGGTCGGACGTAATGATACAATAGTGCTATGCTACTCCGCtttgggcggcgggggcggcggcgcgaacggGTCGTCGGGTACAGCGGCCTTTGCGCCCGCGCCTAACGCGCCGCCGAACgtcagctcgtcggcctcgcgcgcggcggcgaccttggcTGCCTTCTCCGCCTTTGCTTCGACAGCCTTGGCGtctgcctcggccttgcgcttgatgTACCtgggtggtgtcagcggaCGCGCCCGTACACGGCAGCGAGCACACGGCGCACTCACAGCGCAGTCCCCGGGATCTTCTCGGGGTTGGTGCAGCTCTTGAGGCGCTTATCGATCTCCTTGATCGTCTTCATGTCGAACTCGCCCTGGCCCGCGTCGCGGATAACGCCTTCAATCTCCTTCGTGAGGCGCaagaggtcgtcgaggggcAGGCCATACGGCAGGCCTGCGCCTTccgtcgcgctggccgcAGCGTACCGGAACTCGAGGAACGagtcgaccagctcggcgttggcgaggcggAAACACGCCAGCGCGACCTGACTAGGCGTGTAGATGAACTCGGCGTCCGTGTACCTGCTCCACCTGAGccggtcgagcgcggccggcagcgcgcgctggatCGCGTCGACGGGGGGTTTCGCCTGGTCCTGCAGTTCCAGACTCCACCCGCGCAACGCCTTGTCCGCCCCGCGCACCCAGAACTCGAACGACAGGCTCTGGGCCACCAAAaactcgaggtcgagcacgtcggccgGCTTGAAGCCCTTCAGCTTGGACACGAGGACGTCGATCGGGACGGGGTGGTTGCATGTTTTGGCCGCGAGGAAGACACATGTTGGCctgggggtggtgtcagcCTGCCTTGCTTTGTCCAGCTCAACTACACCCACATGATGCTCTTCGGATGCCACTCCATGACGCTGTTCTTGAGGTAGAACCGCTTCATATAGCTGATAGCCGTCGTCTCGACCTCCTCCGACAGCCCGAAGCCATGCCGGCAGATCTGGCTCGCCTGGTTGCAGTAGAACCAGACCAGATTaagctcctcgtcgacggtcGGGTACGTGGCTGCCGGGGGCGGGTCGGTGAATGAGTGGCCTAGGGAGAGCTGGGCTTCCTGGAGGAGCTGTTAGCGCATGCGAGTGCGCAGCACGAGCGTGCGCGGggagctgggcggggtgggtcgAGGGTCAGGACGGCGACATGGTGCCAGTCTGGCCCGCTCGCCATGTCATCGTcgttcgctcgctcgctcaccagCCAGGAAGCCGTCCCCGCACACTCGCCCCTCGccactcgctgcgctcgtggCTCGCAGCTCGCGACTCACCTTCTCCGCAGCCATATTCCTCGCCGTAACCTCCTTGCTCTTCTCAttcagctcggcgcgcagcgcggccagCCGTCCGCGCGAGTATCGCCAGTGCCGGAACTGCGACGACTCGTGGTATGGTGATGGGCCTGCAGCTCCGGCCCCGCCGGGGGGCGGGGTAGCGTCGGCGCTAGGTgctgcgcttgcgcttgcgccgTTGGATACTGCCATGGGATGCGGGGAtgggtggacgacgaggcgcgatTCGACAGGTCTAATTGTTATCGTCGCGACCATCTCGACtttgtgctcgtcgtcgtcatgaACTCGCGGGATCAAATCCACTCACTCTtcgcgcctgccgccaccgcgaTCGACGACATTGAACCGATGACGGTGTGTTCCTCTTGACAGCGacacaaccaccaccccaccccccgcaATGCGCATCAGGCATCTCGCACTCGCCAcactcctccccctcgcgcccctcgcggccgcgtgGTCGTGCAACGACGTGTCGGCCAACAACATCAAATACGACCTCTCGCCCCtcggctcgcggcgcgaggcgagccGCGAgaccgactcgccgccgacaaagaacgaggtgcgcgcgcagctcgatATCTGCGGGTTGTTGGGCAAGGCGGATGGCGTGGCGGACGAGGACcaggtgagtggtgtgggCGGGCCGCAGGctgcgcgcagcgcggcgcggcgtgcggtgTGGGGTCTGCCGATGGTACACGGCCCTCGcaccgccgacacgccgTGCCACCCCCACGCCCTCGCTAACGCTCGCGCGTGCACAGTGCCCAGAAAACACGCGCGTCTGCCTCACGCTCCACAATCACAAGGAGTCGGCGGGGGACAAGGACCGCGTGACGGGCGTGATTCCACTGTGGACGGACCAAACGCTCGACAGCGATATCAGAGCGTATCCGCAGGGTAACGGCGGCCAGGGCGGAGTCGTGATTAAGGTCAAGGCGCCGGATTATGCCAAGTGAGttgcgcgagcgccgcgagcaccgagggcgagcggtgcggcgtggcggcgctggtcgccGCTGGGCTCGGCATGGTGGATGAGCTGGACAAAACGCTGACCCCTCCCAGCACGGCCCAAGCcctcacgctcacgctcaagTGCGACCCCTCGGCAACGGACCCGAACCCCACCCTCGACTCGTacaccgacggcgagctcaagctgACCTGGTCGACGCCCGACGCGTGCcccaagtcgtcgtcgtccggcggtggcggcggcggcggcttcttcTCGGGCCTGTGGTACCTCATCAAGTTTGTCTTCTGGCTCGGCCtcttcggcctcgtc
This window encodes:
- the CCL1 gene encoding Cyclin CCL1 — translated: MAVSNGASASAAPSADATPPPGGAGAAGPSPYHESSQFRHWRYSRGRLAALRAELNEKSKEVTARNMAAEKEAQLSLGHSFTDPPPAATYPTVDEELNLVWFYCNQASQICRHGFGLSEEVETTAISYMKRFYLKNSVMEWHPKSIMPTCVFLAAKTCNHPVPIDVLVSKLKGFKPADVLDLEFLVAQSLSFEFWVRGADKALRGWSLELQDQAKPPVDAIQRALPAALDRLRWSRYTDAEFIYTPSQVALACFRLANAELVDSFLEFRYAAASATEGAGLPYGLPLDDLLRLTKEIEGVIRDAGQGEFDMKTIKEIDKRLKSCTNPEKIPGTALYIKRKAEADAKAVEAKAEKAAKVAAAREADELTFGGALGAGAKAAVPDDPFAPPPPPPKAE
- the ATG27 gene encoding Autophagy-related protein 27 translates to MRIRHLALATLLPLAPLAAAWSCNDVSANNIKYDLSPLGSRREASRETDSPPTKNEVRAQLDICGLLGKADGVADEDQCPENTRVCLTLHNHKESAGDKDRVTGVIPLWTDQTLDSDIRAYPQGNGGQGGVVIKVKAPDYANTAQALTLTLKCDPSATDPNPTLDSYTDGELKLTWSTPDACPKSSSSGGGGGGGFFSGLWYLIKFVFWLGLFGLVAYFVIGVIYNHQTYSARGWDLVPHRDFWRELPGLTQDLGGHVFGGRGGGRGGYSSLG